Part of the Alteracholeplasma palmae J233 genome, TTGTTTCTGATAAATTATAATGAAAATAGACTTTAAGTCCAATGATAGGTTTGATATCATACTTTTTTGATAACTGATAAAATCTATACATACCATATAAATTTTGATTATCAGCCATTGTTAAAAAATCGTAGTTATTTTCTTTTGCCTTGCTAAATAACTCTTCTAGTTTTAGGGAGCTGTTTAATAAACTATATTCTGTTTGTATATGAAATGTCGACATCTTATTACACTTGTTTTTAAACTATCCAATGATTTTTTAAAAACTTTGCTCCTTTACTTATGTTAACTGCTCTTCTATTATTATACTATATTTATAAGTTATTTTCAGATTAGTCCACTAGATTTAAAAGAAAAGACCCTAAAGTATAAATACTTTAAAGTCTATATTTCTTATATGCTTGCAAATCTAGCACCGAATTCAAAACATGTTTCTAGTTCATCTGTGCTAGGAGTTGAATTAATTTTCAATCCTTTTTCAAATAAATCTAGATTTTGGTCTAAAACTCGTTCTTCCCACGCATCCATCCATTCGCCATCTCCCCAACCATATGATCCGAATAAAGCAATTTTTTTATTTGCTAAATGCGCTTCAACATCTTGGAAGAATGGTTCGAATTCATCTTCTTCTAAATTTTCAATTCCCATTGAT contains:
- a CDS encoding flavodoxin, whose translation is MSILVVYWTGTGNTEIMAQQIYEGILSTGSEAVLKSVDQITPEKALEYDKIAFGCPSMGIENLEEDEFEPFFQDVEAHLANKKIALFGSYGWGDGEWMDAWEERVLDQNLDLFEKGLKINSTPSTDELETCFEFGARFASI